The Nocardia arthritidis genome has a window encoding:
- a CDS encoding TetR/AcrR family transcriptional regulator, whose product MATRVRRNPDEAKRMILEAASGLLAAGGPAAVQVRAVAAEIGVSDAAVNHHFGTREQLLEALLRFGGAKLKAQLHAVLGAWPDGPIDPADLVHALYALYADGYADLAVALYRSGWRDTGSGLLDEVVDRLHAQARQHGATVGLTPPSRETLQVTVAALHQAVALEPLFGGEFRRSAGLDASASDRTLDWWIDILRTMVFPAAP is encoded by the coding sequence GCGGATGATCCTCGAGGCGGCGAGCGGACTGCTCGCCGCGGGCGGTCCGGCCGCCGTTCAAGTGCGGGCGGTGGCCGCCGAGATCGGGGTGTCCGATGCCGCGGTCAACCACCACTTCGGCACCCGTGAGCAATTGTTGGAGGCGCTGCTGCGCTTCGGCGGGGCCAAGCTGAAGGCGCAACTGCACGCCGTGCTCGGCGCGTGGCCCGACGGTCCGATCGACCCGGCCGACCTGGTGCACGCGTTGTACGCGCTGTACGCCGACGGTTACGCCGATCTGGCGGTCGCGCTGTACCGGTCCGGCTGGCGGGATACCGGCAGCGGGCTGCTCGACGAGGTGGTGGACCGGCTGCACGCCCAGGCGCGGCAGCACGGCGCGACCGTCGGGCTCACGCCGCCATCGCGCGAGACGCTCCAGGTGACGGTGGCCGCACTGCATCAGGCCGTCGCGCTGGAACCGTTGTTCGGCGGTGAATTCCGCCGCAGCGCCGGACTCGACGCGTCCGCGAGCGATCGCACACTCGACTGGTGGATCGACATCCTGCGCACGATGGTGTTCCCGGCTGCTCCATGA
- a CDS encoding GlcG/HbpS family heme-binding protein: protein MSDIARLPGLTLADADRLVAAALAVGAERGFPPLAVAVIDVAGEVIALRRADGGMPMTSRIAVAKARTALLTLRPSGQLQLPGAIVDGIQHLYGGDYVPYAGGVLVTDGEVILGAAGASGALAVEDEEAVQTAVLRWQADPTGELG, encoded by the coding sequence ACTTCCCGGTTTGACATTGGCCGATGCGGATCGGCTGGTGGCGGCGGCGCTCGCGGTCGGTGCGGAGCGCGGGTTTCCGCCGCTCGCGGTGGCCGTCATCGATGTTGCCGGAGAGGTGATCGCGCTGCGGCGCGCCGACGGCGGCATGCCCATGACCAGCCGAATCGCCGTGGCCAAGGCGCGCACCGCACTGCTTACGCTGAGACCCTCCGGCCAACTCCAACTCCCGGGCGCGATCGTCGACGGCATTCAGCACCTCTACGGCGGCGACTACGTCCCGTACGCGGGTGGCGTGCTGGTCACCGATGGTGAGGTAATCCTCGGCGCCGCAGGCGCATCCGGCGCCCTCGCCGTCGAGGACGAGGAGGCCGTGCAGACGGCGGTGCTGCGCTGGCAAGCGGACCCCACCGGCGAACTCGGCTGA